A genomic region of Cotesia glomerata isolate CgM1 linkage group LG9, MPM_Cglom_v2.3, whole genome shotgun sequence contains the following coding sequences:
- the LOC123271666 gene encoding achaete-scute complex protein T3-like, whose amino-acid sequence MTLVGNDENTSPIMLTMQHHQQHHAHTQQHHHQHQQHNHSHSNNSLTSNSVNLQTHRSNVIVSTGGLSSGSSELKAQSCKRSKMYQTTPYGTVPHQPASVARRNARERNRVKQVNNGFATLRQHIPQSVAQALGGNTAGTHGGSRAGSKKLSKVETLRMAVEYIRSLQRLLDDHDGSDMGSALSGSSSPSPSSICGSRVELHQDIQDLHHQHLRQNPSPSNFMLPCSEASSSPTPSFVSETSSSGSQGYGATFTTLYAPNTDGYNINYEPMSPDDEELLDVITKWQENQQ is encoded by the coding sequence ATGACATTAGTGGGAAACGACGAAAACACATCGCCCATAATGTTGACCATGCAGCACCATCAGCAGCACCACGCTCACACTCAGCAGCACCATCATCAACACCAACAACACAATCACAGCCATTCAAATAACAGTTTGACCAGCAACAGCGTGAATCTCCAGACCCATCGGAGCAACGTGATTGTTTCAACCGGAGGACTGTCCTCGGGTTCTAGCGAGCTCAAAGCCCAGAGCTGCAAAAGGAGCAAGATGTACCAAACTACTCCTTACGGAACAGTTCCACACCAGCCGGCCTCAGTCGCGCGCAGGAACGCCAGGGAACGGAACCGCGTTAAGCAGGTTAACAACGGATTCGCGACTTTAAGGCAACACATTCCTCAAAGTGTCGCGCAAGCTCTGGGAGGCAATACTGCGGGAACCCACGGTGGCTCCAGGGCTGGAAGCAAAAAACTCTCCAAAGTTGAGACCCTCAGGATGGCTGTTGAGTACATCAGAAGCTTGCAGCGCTTGCTGGATGACCATGATGGCTCTGACATGGGAAGCGCTCTTTCTGGCTCTAGCTCACCCAGCCCCTCCTCTATCTGCGGCTCCAGGGTTGAACTTCACCAGGACATTCAGGATCTCCATCATCAGCATCTCAGGCAGAATCCCAGTCCTTCGAACTTCATGCTGCCTTGCTCTGAAGCATCCAGCTCGCCCACACCTAGCTTTGTTTCCGAAACTTCTTCTTCGGGAAGTCAAGGATACGGTGCCACTTTTACTACTCTCTATGCGCCGAATACTGATGgttacaatattaattatgagCCCATGAGTCCGGACGATGAGGAATTGCTGGATGTCATCACCAAGTGGCAGGAAAATCAGCAGTGA